Sequence from the Drosophila innubila isolate TH190305 chromosome 3L unlocalized genomic scaffold, UK_Dinn_1.0 0_D_3L, whole genome shotgun sequence genome:
ATGCCAAAATGACAACGGCAACAGTGGGCGCAATATGCTAAAAACTAGgcaaatattcataaattaaaatagacagaaaagtaaaagaataagtttttatacatggatagtttaatataatatttaatttcttaaattacataaattttggttttgctttttcGGCAATTTGCTCCACTGTGCGTGGGTCTAGCGTTGCCTAGCACGCGCCTCAGGCTAAGGCCAGGTGATGTGTTGTCGCCTGCATCCCGCTctgctgccacgccccaaaTGTCGCCCCCTTTCCCTGGATTCCCTTGCCACATGGCCGTGGGGCTTCAGAGATTTTAATAAACGCTGTTTGAGAGAGGCGCCGcgtaaaagttttaattaagcgGAGCATCGCGATGACGCGTTCCCAGAGTCGCGTCTTCATGGCAACCACAAGGCAAGAAACCAAAGACACTTGGACGCCATAAAACTGCGTTTTCGGGGCTTATCAAGTCGCTGCTATCTTTAGCTCCCTTGTGGAGGCCCTTAACGGCAAGTCTTGCCAGCGTCAGAGCGACAGActaacagacggacagacagtgcagctgccactgccactgtcACAGCCAATGCGAGtgcaacttggccaactggcaacttggcCGACAGTAGGTCACTGGGTTTTCACTTTGGTTTATGGACATTTTGCTTATCAGCAGCTAAAGCTGAGCTCGATTTTCAAAAAGCGTTTTACTCATTTTTCAATAAGTGCCCGACTCGCCAGTCAgttggccaacagcaacaacagcaacaacagcaacagcaacaacagcagacacTCAACAAATCGCTGCGGCAACGCGTTTGCCACACAAAACTTGTTCgtggcagcgacgtcgacgtcgacgtcgctttCACTTGTGGCAGCCACACTTGACAGTGtgacaatagcaacaacagcaacacagacaacaacaaccacagcaacattgacgacaacaataaaagccaCAACAgcgttaacaacaacagcaacaattgctgcgGTTGTTTGTTATAGCCATTGGCTGTTGGCCATGCTGATTGTCATGGCTAAAgagccagcagcaacagcaattgctatcgcagcaacaatagcaacaacagcaacaaaggcAATGTCAATGGATATGGAAAGTTCAGAATAGTCAagtaaatgccaaaaatactCTATAAATAGCcggagagagagaagagagtaAGAAAGAGACAAGTGAGACTTTGACTGTACACAAGTTGGATTTTTGAACAATATTGTTGCAACAGAGGCAACACTTGCAACTGAGTAGTTGTACCTCAAGACATACACTTACTTTTGTCTGTCTCTCGCTGATGTCTTTACCTGCCACTgtggcgacgacgacgacgacgacgacgaaggtCTTGGCGCCTGCAGCTGTCCaaaaagtgttgttgttgctgttgttgttgttgctgctgttgctgttgtatgtCAAGTGCCAACAAATGGACATGTGGACAACGCCCGGCGGCAACTTTGAGGCGCAGCTCAAAAACATgtttacacacactcacgccacacacttacacaccacactcacacaccacactcacacacacaccaacacagcacacacacatttgtagTTGCTTTCTTTGATGTCTTATTGACTGACTGAGTAACTTAGTGGCCTGACAGTTGGCTTTGTGCTcgataaatatgtaatttatcAGTAAAGCCATGAAAAAGAAAGTGTTGCAAGCGAGTGTTGCAAGCTAATTGGGTCAACCGCAAAAGTAAAAGTTCTGCAAAACTCGCATTTCTCATTTCTCATTTTGAACTTTTAACTCATCGCCTGTAATTTATCTGTTTGCTTTTGCAGAGACGaaccaaaaatgaaattcGTGATTTTGCTATGCGTGCTGAGTGCGCTCCTGCTGCAGATTGAGGCCTCCCCGCTGCAGTTGCTCTCGAGGAGCGAACGCGCCGTCGCCCGACAGCAGGCGGTCAACAACGATGTGGCACCGGCGGCGGCAGCATccagcgatgatgatgatgacgacgatgaggatgatgacgatgatgagcCGGATCTGGGCGATTtggttgatgatgatgatggtagGTAGAATGAGAGTTcaaatatgcacacacacacacacgtttaTACTAAGTAAGCACTCGAGCACCCGAGCACTATGCACCACCAGCGTCACCAGCAGCACCAGCGGCACCAGCAGTTCCCAACAGCAGCACCACTTGCCACTGCAATTGCAGCCACAAATGAGGCAACCACTCGCCACCACTCGCAACTAGAAAACTAccgaaaatttgcatatttgtgtgATGTTATTAACGAGATTTTTGTGTGTCCTCCTTCCTCCTTCCTTCTTTGGGTAACGCAGTTATTTTGCTTTCGGGGTTTACagatgatgacgacgatgaggacgatgacgatgaggaggaggatgaCACGCCCCAGGGCCAAGCAGCGCCAGCGGCCACAGCCAGCGACGATGATGACGAAgaggatgacgatgatgatgattatctGGACAGACTTTTCGATGATATTCTAGGCGGTAAGCCATTAAATCTGTCCCGAGCTGGCCTCTCAATTAAAGCCCATTTCCCGCTTCTCGACAGACGACGATGACGaggacgatgatgatgatgagagaCCCGCTGCCAGTCCACAGCAGAGtcctgctgctgtcgctgctgcccCAGTTCAGGCCCTCGAGGAGGTGGCACCTGCCGCAGCCGGCAGCTCGTTGAGTTCCGGCATCTCCGATGGCGTCGATCTGCCCGCGGAGAGTGGCAACGCTGTCGAGCCCATTGCGGCTGGCAACGCTGTCGAGGATGCGGCGGCTGCTGTGGCACCAGCACaggcagccaacaacaacaacaacaacaacaacaacaacaacaacgaaggtGAACTAAATGTTTTTTACGATGAAGATGCACTTGTAGATGGTAGTAGTGGTAGCACCCATAGTTTAAGTAGCACCAATGCAATtgaccaacaaaaacaaaacatacaacaacaagtacaacaacaacaacaacaacaactgcaacatgcGACACATCAAAccataacagcaacaaatcaaGCATCATCACatacaaccacaacaactacaacaacagcaacaaagaacactctcataaataacaataacaaaaataataataacaatcatTTAGTTGTCAACACCGCCCCCGCACAGACAGCAGTTGgcgctgtgggcgtggcaacgGGGCCAATTAAGGCTCCAGCgtctccagctgctgctgctgctgctgttgctggggCAGCGTCTGATGACGAGGACGACgaggacgatgacgatgaatatgatgatgatggtgatgatgatgatgatgatgatattgATGATGGAGTCGATGAAATTACAGGTGCGCTGACAGGTGACGACGAGGAGgctgatgacgatgatgatgacgatgacgatgatgatatTATTGGCGATGACGTCATCGAGGCCAGACGCGAAGCACGTGAGTCCAAGTCAACAACAGACAGCAAAacagccaaagccaaaaaatcAACAAGTGCTTCCAAGAAGTCCAAAAAAGAGCTCAAgcattaaaagcaaacaacaatacaacagttacaacaacagcaacaacaacaacaacaactgccacaacaactgaaaatatatatatacgacaGGGACAACATTGAAATGACTTAAAACGTTGCAAGAAGATCATTTTTTGGGTAGGACCATTTGAAATCTCGGACATTGCATAATTCTTTGCCTGCACTGACTATCCCAATCTATTCCCAAAAGCAACACAACGATCAAACAAAATactatttctaatttatttatttatttatttatttttgagttagAGTTACAAgcttaaatacaaattgcataattaagttacgagaaaacaaaacaaacaaatattttaacaaaaatatccTCGAAATGAGTTGATTGAGAGTTTGGTGCTAGTCAAACTATCTGCAAAAtgacaaatgaaaacaataataataacaaagagcaacaacacaacaagaatgcaaattttttaagctgcaCGCGCACTTCCCCCCTTACTTTCTCTTACACCTCACAATTCACAATTCACAAttgttatgatttttatgCCAAGTTATTTTACGCACGGACTGTTTATACACgaccacaaaaacaaaaacaacaacaacaactgtaaacAACaaacgcacaacaacaacaacagctaccaAATGTTGTTTAATGCCGAAGCACAAATTGTTGAAACAATCCAAAATAATCCAAGaaaaaaatgagtaaaaaaagaatatgcTAAATTCAGAAGTTCAGAAATTTAGAGTGTGAAACGCAGCACACGACAAAGGCAACGGGAAATGGCTGAGCTGAATGGCCGAGCCGCCATTTTGGCAGCCATTTTTATTGCTAGCCGTGTGACGcactcacactcgcacacatatacatacacactcacactcacacacatagctaaatttatgtaaacaacaagatgaagaagaagaaggaaaaggagaagaagaagaagaactacaactacagcaaGGATAATTGTTTACTTAGtgtaatctatttatttatatttataattttcttgctTCACATTtactttgtaattaatttatttactgttcacaagcaacaacaacgacaaataATTATCTCAATTATTATCGAAACGTAAACAAATGGAATGCATATTTGTAGCGCATTTCCAAAGTCCTTCACTCCACACACTATCTATTTATAACAGTTTTTATATGTGtattctctgtctctgtcgctcACTTTCCCTTTCACTCACGCTTTCACACATTTTGGCTTACAATTGACATCAATCAATTAATCGTTTGACTATTTTTTGGCTTCTTTTCTGGCTTGCATAACTTTTCCGTAAACAAAACGTAAATAAcgcaaattgtaaaaataaaaacaaaacaacaacaaattaaattaaacaattctGTAAATTGTAGCTGAAAGTTGAACGCTTGAAAGGCAGCGCACAATTTGCCAATATTtttctagaaaaaaaaaaagatagaaaagagaatgaaaataatgaaagtgTCATTGATTCCATTTACATTGcacaaattgttaaactttGCATTTTAggttcatttattttgtaatttattatttatttatttatttattatttattgtaaaaacaaccacaacaacaacaagaacaacaaaagcaaagctgcacacacacacgaaatgagaaatttgcttaaataaattttaaatgaaatttgtgtACAACTTTTTGACAAATctattgaaaaaacaaaactgaatttgtgttttatttaatgaatatatccCTAGCATACTTTCAAGCGTCAGTACTCGTAGAGGTAATGGGTATAATCTTTCTatatatctttctctctctttcaattACTGACTCTCTCCTGCATTTACTTATAATTTCTGGTCTCACTCATTGCTCTTTATTATTCATCtgattatgtatgtattatagCAGTCTCATTTCCAGTAACTAATTTGCCCTTTAttgcttacacacacacactttcacacacacacatagaggtGCTGGTTATCTAATTATACAATTATCTATTTTCtatattctattttaaatatgtcaaaTGTACAACGAGCGCTATGAACTTAAGCAGAAATCCGCTTCAATTAACTATTACAAAAAGGGCAAAGTTAAAATTATCAGTTTAAGCTATCGAACTAATTCGCCGTTATGTTTGCGAGTCTATACTTGTTCTGTACTTAACAAAACAGGCAATAGTAagagaggtagagagagagagacatttAGTtgtagagtgagagagaaaaagagagagagagaggaaaacgAGACATGTAAAAAGCACATTAGTAGCTCATTATTTCCAACGATTGCTGTACAATGTACATTCTATACAACTATGGGAATGTGTTTGGTTAAGGGATGGAAAAACAATTACTGTACATTGCTAAAAATAGCTCTACGAAGCATAAAGTTACAATAAATTCAGGGATTTCATTCAGAAATTGTTCTTTGGGAAAGCATTATCCACTTATATCTCTCTCTAAAGCTAAAAGAAATTTGCAATTCACTTACAAAAAAGAATGTCTTATTTTCTGTCCATCTTAATAAACACTAATTATCAATTGTCATGCCCATCCCTGGTTTAGTTGTTTGAGGTATGAGTATGGCTTTCAtttatataagagtttatggcTGCTCTGCTTCAATGTCAATgctttttataacatttttgttgctaaTCTCAGCATGTTTCCGCCTCCCtgcctctctccctccctccctctctttccCTTTTACTCTCACATTTACTGACATGGTCACAAAGCCACACAGTAATcactgtgtgagtgtgtgcttaTGTGTGAGTATTTGTGGTGGGCGCAAGCAGCAGCTTATAAACacgcctacacacacacacacatacgtactCAGACACAGGTTGACACTCACACATATGTAATTAGAGACACAGTTGTGCACACTACATGAAAAAGCATGCTGGGAAATTAACCGCACACGGCAATAGAGCCGCAAAGTTCCCTTCATCCAAAAACCAATACacgctctcacacacacacacccaaacacacccagacacactcacataatatacacacacatagaacCACAAAATGAACTTCTATGCGATGTGCATGCAAGCGTATTAACATGACATCTTTTACGTGGTGGGTTAGGTGATCTGAAAAACAACGTCATCGACATGTCGACGGATGCATTCCAGGCACGTCACAATCATTTCATCGACGCCATCTTCTCTCGCATCAATCGCATCGTTGCGGACAATTATGATCCGTTTGTGGTGCGTTTGGCGGGCCGTGcggctgccacgcccacttatGGAGCAGGAGGAGCTGTCTCGAAGACCACAACAAAGACCAAGGGAAATGGCAGTCACAAGACAACAGCGCATAAGAAACTGTAAGTGAAACCAAGAGGTAGAAAGAATTGTAAGATAAGCAAAggaatattaagtatacgaccTGTTCAACCTTCTGACATAACAGACAGTTGAAATCCCAGTAAGAGTATTTCTTCCGACTGAAAATCAGTGCAAAGCTCAAAGTAAATGTTGCAAATTTGTTCATCTCTGTGACTTGCAGCAAAAACACTCGCTCGGAGCCGCGTGCTGCCACAAATGGAGGCTCCATCGAGTCTGTCAAATTGCAGGAGCAATTGACGCAATTACAGACAGAGCTTGGCCTCAAAGCCATCGAACAGCGGAAGGTGGAGGCATCGAAATCAGAGTCCGAGTCAGAGGCCGTAGCTTCCGATTCGGGCAAAGCGGAAACTCGCACCGTGTTCAATGGCGAGCAGCTGCCGGCAGCCGGTAAGGCCAACCAAAAGAAATCCACAAcaggacagcagcagcatcagacTGGCCACAAGCACAACACAAAAAAGGCAGCGTCTGCGGCATCGTTGAAGGCGGGAAGCGGCAGTTACAATCAGCCAGCGGCTGTGGCGGGGTCAACAAAGGCGGGTGCAGGAGCGGCTGGAGAAGTGGAGAAGCTGCAAAAGGCCGAGGGCAGTCTGTCCGGACTGGCGTCGTTGAAGCGCGTGGGCAATGTGAAGGTGATCAGCGATGCGGAAGGTCGCAATTCGACCATTAAGGCCAAATTCACACTGGGCCCATTGACACTGCGCGTGGAAAAGTCCTTTAAGCGCGGCAGTGTGCGCAGCGTGAAAAGTGCCACGGCCAGGACCAATGAGATGATCGGACGCATCAAGTTTAGTGTGCTGGATGATCGGGCCACCTTGATGTCAATCAAGGTGCAGCAGCCCAAACAGGTAAAGTCTCAGCTAACTAACTAACTGCAATTCACCTTTGGCTTTGTGTTTTGTGCTTTGTGCAATTAGCCTTAATCCTTTCGTTCTGTCTCCAGGTGGAGGTGGAGAGCAAGGACAATCACGACCGTACACGCGAATTTGTCTGGCGTCGCACGCCCAAAATTGCCAAATTGGTCAATGAGAAACTCAAATTGGCTGCCGAGTCGCTCTTTGCGCCGCAGGGCGTTGAAGTTGTCCGACTTTAAAGGATTACTTTGTTTCCATTTCCCTTCGCACAGCCAGCTAAATGTAGTCTACTCTTAATTATAatatctaatttatttatttaatttatttgctatCTCTATCGACAATAAATGTATCTCTGTCGCAAAttgcaaagtttttgtttgaGAAATGGGAAGAGGCAAAATAATAGAGgagattatttatttttatttatttttttttatggaatacattttacattagtttaaaatatggGATCAACTGAAATGATATTCAATTaacttaactaattttagcGGTTCATAAAAGACACagctgtaattttatttaattttattttcataggGAATATCATCAACCTGTTAGCTTATTGTAAAAGTGAGTACTCAAttgctttttcatttatttaatgctaTTTAAGTGGTTTTCCTTTTGCAACAGAGCGAACTCAATTTCGCAATGAAGTCAATTTGAAGCGCATTTAATGAGTTGACAATTGTTTCAGCTGCAGCTTTAGATTTAAACTACAGCTATGCACATaagtgtacatatatgtgGGACACTAAATAGCTGTCCACTTTGGCAGCCTCCCGATGAGCACACAGAGGTGCGGCAATTGTCCTGCAGTTGTCgagctgcagttgcaatgGGGACCCCAAAGTGCCACTCCCATTGAAAATGTGAGTCGTATCTGTGTCAGCTCGCTTACAGTTTTCATTAATGCTGTAGCGTGGCAAAGGGAGGGGAAGGGGACTGCCCTTAACCCACTGATCCCCTCCCTTTTTACCTGACAAAGTAAATATGAGTGCGTTTATTGTGTTGCATCTAAGGCGGAAGGAcatgcaatttgttgctgtttgcctttgttgttATGTGAGTTGGTGGTAGCTGTCGTCCTTTCTGATAGCTTTCTCCCCGCCCCCCCTTCCCCTCTCATCTATCTGTTGCCTCACTCTCTTGACTTCTTTGTCAGCATCATGCatgctgtttgttttgttttctcttgTCTGACGCTgctcgttgttgttctttgttgCACCTAAATTGACAACAATATCGTTTCATTTGCTCAGTGAAGTGAACTCATCAGTACCGAGATCCCCTCATCCCTCCTGGCCACCTCTAACATGTCGTCTACACATTGCCACttcattttttgtcattttgcaacagctgctgtgGCCAGCTTGATTATATTGACTGGTAGGACGACAGGACGACAGGACTTGAGGacagtgtgtgtatgtgcttaGCTTTAATTTTGACTCATATCTGTGTTACATTACATTGTGCTATAGAATTGCTTCTTATTTATATCGCAAATGTATTCTTGCAAAAGAGTAAACCAATTCAGTTGGTCAACTGGGAAGGGAAAGGAGGAAGGCAGAAGGCAGAAGGACTGTCAAGGACTGTTGCAAAAACTCATTTGTGCATTTGTCTGTCAGAGcgaaaaatacgaaaattttAGTAACTAAATTTCTTGAgcattcatttgcatttgttattACTTCGTTGGTTTCCCTAGTTGCAATTGTTGAATATGCAACAATGCCCCAAACAAACCCCATACAATCCCAGCCAAATCTCCTTCCAGCATCTTGCCCCACAAACTCTGTTAGCAGATTTAATTTAACGCTGAAGCTGATTGCATTACCAAAGTGGGCGGGGCTGCAACGCCCAAATATATTTGTGGCAAGCTCcgaatattttcataaatcataaaatgtAAGTTGCAAAAGTAGAGAATTGGGCGATTTGTTTGGCTAACAGGAAGAATATAAGGACAGACAATATTCTTTATgaatttgcaataattttgtaGTCTTTTCAcagtttacaaaatatttttagtatagCATAAATTGATA
This genomic interval carries:
- the LOC117786746 gene encoding FK506-binding protein 4; its protein translation is MKFVILLCVLSALLLQIEASPLQLLSRSERAVARQQAVNNDVAPAAAASSDDDDDDDEDDDDDEPDLGDLVDDDDDDDDDEDDDDEEEDDTPQGQAAPAATASDDDDEEDDDDDDYLDRLFDDILGDDDDEDDDDDERPAASPQQSPAAVAAAPVQALEEVAPAAAGSSLSSGISDGVDLPAESGNAVEPIAAGNAVEDAAAAVAPAQAANNNNNNNNNNNNEGALTGDDEEADDDDDDDDDDDIIGDDVIEARREARDLKNNVIDMSTDAFQARHNHFIDAIFSRINRIVADNYDPFVVRLAGRAAATPTYGAGGAVSKTTTKTKGNGSHKTTAHKKLKNTRSEPRAATNGGSIESVKLQEQLTQLQTELGLKAIEQRKVEASKSESESEAVASDSGKAETRTVFNGEQLPAAGKANQKKSTTGQQQHQTGHKHNTKKAASAASLKAGSGSYNQPAAVAGSTKAGAGAAGEVEKLQKAEGSLSGLASLKRVGNVKVISDAEGRNSTIKAKFTLGPLTLRVEKSFKRGSVRSVKSATARTNEMIGRIKFSVLDDRATLMSIKVQQPKQVEVESKDNHDRTREFVWRRTPKIAKLVNEKLKLAAESLFAPQGVEVVRL